A genomic region of Marinobacter sp. NP-4(2019) contains the following coding sequences:
- the flhA gene encoding flagellar biosynthesis protein FlhA, whose protein sequence is MDRALVLNNVKSLTRGNLGIPIMLMGLLGMMILPMPAFMLDVFFTFNITLSIVILLVCVYALRPMEFASFPTVLLVATLLRLALNVASTRIVLLNGHEGGDAAGKVIESFGAVLIGGNYAVGLVVFAILMIINFLVVTKGAGRVSEVSARFTLDAMPGKQMAIDADLNAGLINQDEAKHRRSEIAQEADFYGSMDGASKFVKGDAVAGLLILAINLIGGIAIGMLQHGLDFGTATQNYALLTIGDGLVAQIPSLLLSTSAAIMVTRVTSSQDMGGQILHQMFSAPKALSIAAGILILLGLIPGMPHVAFLGLGIIAAVTAYLIWKRERQTVEEEGVFPTRGGMQPAGRDLPPGGDSGDHGQALPAPGESRELGWDDVATVDIVGLEVGYRLIPLVDKSQGGQLLSRIKGVRKKLSQDLGFLMPSVHIRDNLDLMPNVYRIALMGVTLAEAEIHPDRELAIDPGQVFGKIDGIAGKDPAFGLDASWIEPEKKDQAQTLGYTVVDASTVVATHLNQVLQKHAHELLGHEETQKWLDQLEKVSPKLAEELVPTTISISLLLKVLQNLLKEEVPIRDMRSIAESIVNVHPKSQDPKLLTTVARQALRRMIVQSICGNEQEIPVITLDPDLEQLLLKSVQQSQQSGGQEDIGLVLEPNMVEKLQRSLQESVQRQEMLGKPAILLVSGPLRPVLAKFASYGVERLHVLSYQEIPDNKQITIVASVGQ, encoded by the coding sequence ATGGACAGAGCTTTAGTCCTGAACAACGTCAAATCCCTGACGCGGGGTAACCTTGGCATCCCCATTATGCTGATGGGCTTGCTGGGCATGATGATACTGCCGATGCCGGCATTCATGCTGGACGTTTTCTTCACGTTCAACATCACCTTGTCGATTGTCATACTGCTGGTGTGTGTCTACGCCTTGCGACCGATGGAGTTTGCGTCTTTCCCGACCGTGCTGCTGGTGGCAACCCTGTTGCGCCTGGCGCTGAATGTTGCCTCCACGCGGATTGTGTTGCTTAACGGCCATGAGGGGGGGGACGCCGCCGGCAAGGTGATTGAGTCTTTCGGTGCGGTGTTGATCGGCGGCAACTACGCCGTAGGCCTGGTGGTGTTCGCCATCCTGATGATCATCAACTTCCTGGTCGTGACCAAGGGTGCCGGCCGGGTGTCCGAGGTCAGTGCGCGCTTTACTCTGGATGCCATGCCCGGCAAGCAAATGGCCATCGACGCCGACCTGAACGCCGGGCTGATCAATCAGGACGAGGCCAAGCATCGACGTTCCGAGATCGCCCAGGAGGCGGACTTCTACGGCTCTATGGACGGTGCCAGCAAGTTCGTCAAGGGCGATGCGGTTGCGGGCCTCCTTATCCTCGCCATCAACCTGATCGGCGGTATTGCCATCGGTATGCTTCAACATGGTCTGGATTTTGGAACGGCCACACAGAACTATGCTTTGCTGACCATTGGTGATGGTCTGGTGGCGCAGATTCCTTCGCTGCTGCTGTCGACGTCGGCTGCAATCATGGTGACACGGGTCACGTCCAGCCAGGACATGGGTGGGCAGATCCTGCATCAGATGTTCAGTGCCCCCAAGGCGCTGTCCATTGCCGCCGGTATCCTGATCCTTCTCGGTCTTATTCCCGGAATGCCGCATGTGGCATTTCTGGGTCTGGGAATCATCGCTGCGGTTACTGCCTATCTGATCTGGAAGAGAGAGCGTCAGACAGTTGAAGAAGAAGGCGTGTTCCCGACTCGCGGTGGTATGCAGCCCGCGGGGCGAGATCTGCCCCCCGGTGGAGATAGTGGCGATCACGGGCAGGCCCTGCCGGCGCCGGGCGAAAGCCGGGAGTTGGGCTGGGATGATGTGGCCACAGTCGACATTGTGGGGCTGGAAGTGGGCTACCGCCTGATTCCCCTGGTGGACAAGTCCCAGGGCGGCCAGTTACTGAGCCGTATCAAGGGGGTGCGAAAGAAGTTGTCACAGGATCTCGGATTCCTGATGCCGTCGGTACACATCCGTGACAATCTGGATCTGATGCCCAACGTCTACCGCATCGCCCTGATGGGAGTGACGCTTGCCGAGGCTGAAATTCATCCCGACCGTGAACTGGCGATTGACCCGGGCCAGGTGTTCGGCAAGATCGACGGGATTGCCGGCAAGGATCCGGCCTTTGGCCTGGACGCCAGCTGGATCGAGCCTGAAAAGAAGGATCAGGCACAGACTCTCGGTTATACCGTGGTGGATGCCAGTACGGTGGTGGCTACCCATCTCAATCAGGTGTTGCAGAAACACGCCCACGAACTGCTCGGCCACGAAGAAACCCAGAAATGGCTGGACCAGTTGGAGAAGGTGTCTCCCAAGCTGGCTGAAGAGCTGGTGCCGACCACCATTTCCATCAGCCTGTTGCTGAAAGTGCTGCAGAATCTGCTCAAGGAAGAGGTGCCGATTCGTGATATGCGTTCGATTGCCGAGTCCATTGTCAACGTTCATCCCAAGAGTCAGGACCCGAAACTGCTGACCACGGTGGCCCGTCAGGCGCTACGTCGGATGATCGTTCAGAGTATCTGTGGCAATGAGCAGGAAATCCCGGTCATTACCCTGGATCCAGACCTGGAACAGTTATTGCTGAAGTCTGTTCAACAGAGTCAACAATCCGGCGGTCAGGAAGACATAGGCCTTGTACTGGAGCCGAATATGGTCGAAAAGCTGCAGCGATCCCTGCAGGAGAGCGTCCAGCGCCAGGAAATGCTTGGCAAGCCAGCGATTCTTCTGGTGTCAGGCCCGTTGCGACCGGTACTGGCGAAGTTTGCCAGCTATGGGGTTGAGCGATTGCACGTCCTGTCTTACCAGGAAATTCCGGATAACAAGCAGATTACCATTGTGGCGTCCGTAGGCCAGTAA
- the upp gene encoding uracil phosphoribosyltransferase, whose protein sequence is MPIHEVKHPLIRHKLGLMRRADISTKNFRELAQEVGALLTYEATQDFSLQEKTIEGWAGPVKIEQIQGKKVTIVPILRAGMGMLDGVLSLIPGARVSVVGQIRDEETLEASTYLEKLVGELDQRMAMIIDPMLATGGSLISTIDLLKKAGSTEIRALILVAAPEGVQKVLEKHPDVSIYTASIDERLNEKGYILPGLGDAGDKIFGTKQKDV, encoded by the coding sequence ATGCCAATCCACGAGGTTAAGCACCCCCTGATCCGCCACAAACTCGGCCTGATGCGCCGCGCGGACATCAGCACCAAGAATTTTCGTGAACTGGCACAGGAAGTTGGCGCACTGCTGACTTACGAAGCCACCCAGGACTTCTCGCTGCAGGAGAAAACCATTGAGGGCTGGGCCGGCCCGGTCAAGATCGAACAGATCCAGGGTAAGAAGGTCACCATCGTGCCGATCCTTCGTGCCGGCATGGGCATGCTGGACGGCGTCCTCAGCCTGATTCCCGGCGCCCGAGTCAGCGTGGTCGGCCAGATCCGCGACGAGGAAACCCTGGAGGCCAGCACCTACCTGGAAAAACTGGTGGGCGAATTGGACCAGCGCATGGCGATGATCATTGATCCGATGCTCGCCACCGGGGGCTCACTGATCTCCACCATTGATCTGCTGAAAAAGGCCGGTAGCACGGAAATTCGTGCGCTGATTCTGGTGGCCGCGCCGGAGGGCGTGCAGAAGGTTCTGGAAAAACACCCGGACGTGTCCATCTATACGGCCTCAATTGACGAGCGCCTGAATGAAAAAGGCTATATCCTTCCCGGACTTGGTGATGCCGGCGACAAAATTTTCGGCACCAAGCAGAAGGACGTCTGA
- a CDS encoding uracil-xanthine permease family protein codes for MQDHTNDPIWKQAIAGSQMLLVAFGALVLMPLITGLDPNVALFTAGLGTLIFHIVTGGQIPIFLASSFAFIAPVIAAKGRFGLEETLGGLMAAGILYIVLSGAVRLRGTGFITRLLPPVVIGPVIMVIGLGLAPVAVHMASGRSGDGAAELVPYDTAIWIAMISLVVTVIMSVWAKGIFRLIPIMFGVIVGYTLSALAGIVDLTPVREAPWFAVPNFVTPAFSWSAVLFMIPVAIAPAIEHIGDILAIGNVTRKNYLEKPGLHRTLLGDGLATSAASMLGGPPNTTYSEVTGAVVLTRNFNPKVMWWAAIIAIVLAFVGKFGAALQTIPVPVMGGILCLLFGSIAVVGLNTLIRHQVDLSQSRNLVIVAITLVFGIGGMAIGQFEGIALSAVVAIFLNLLLPGTREAWGKAIYEQKAD; via the coding sequence ATGCAGGATCACACCAACGACCCGATCTGGAAACAGGCCATCGCGGGCTCGCAAATGCTGCTGGTGGCCTTTGGCGCATTGGTGCTCATGCCGCTGATTACCGGCCTCGATCCTAACGTTGCCCTGTTTACCGCTGGCCTAGGCACACTGATCTTCCACATAGTCACCGGCGGCCAGATTCCCATCTTCCTGGCCTCGTCCTTTGCCTTTATTGCCCCGGTCATCGCCGCCAAGGGCCGTTTCGGCCTGGAAGAAACCCTGGGTGGCCTGATGGCCGCCGGTATTCTCTACATCGTTCTCAGTGGCGCCGTCAGGCTCCGTGGCACCGGATTCATTACCCGCCTGCTGCCGCCGGTGGTGATCGGCCCGGTGATCATGGTGATCGGTCTTGGCTTGGCCCCCGTCGCCGTGCACATGGCCTCAGGCCGTAGCGGCGACGGTGCGGCTGAACTGGTACCCTATGACACCGCCATCTGGATAGCCATGATTTCCCTGGTGGTGACCGTCATCATGTCTGTCTGGGCAAAAGGCATTTTCCGGTTGATTCCCATCATGTTTGGGGTGATCGTCGGCTATACCCTCTCTGCGCTTGCCGGCATCGTGGACCTGACACCGGTTCGCGAAGCGCCCTGGTTCGCAGTTCCGAATTTTGTCACACCCGCATTCAGCTGGAGTGCCGTCCTGTTCATGATTCCGGTGGCCATCGCGCCGGCTATAGAGCACATCGGCGACATACTTGCCATCGGCAACGTGACTCGCAAGAACTACCTGGAAAAGCCCGGCCTGCACCGCACATTGCTGGGTGATGGCCTGGCCACCAGCGCCGCCTCAATGCTGGGCGGGCCACCCAACACCACCTACTCGGAAGTCACCGGCGCCGTCGTCCTGACTCGTAACTTCAACCCGAAAGTGATGTGGTGGGCCGCCATCATCGCCATCGTGCTGGCCTTTGTCGGCAAATTTGGCGCCGCTCTGCAGACCATTCCGGTACCGGTGATGGGCGGCATTTTGTGCCTGCTGTTCGGCTCCATTGCGGTGGTCGGCCTGAACACCCTGATCCGCCACCAGGTCGACCTGTCCCAGTCGCGCAATCTGGTGATCGTTGCCATCACCCTGGTGTTTGGCATCGGCGGCATGGCAATCGGCCAGTTCGAGGGCATCGCCCTGAGCGCCGTGGTCGCCATTTTCCTGAACCTCCTACTGCCGGGCACACGGGAAGCCTGGGGAAAGGCCATCTATGAGCAAAAAGCCGACTGA
- a CDS encoding class I SAM-dependent methyltransferase has product MSKKPTDSSGISFTALYTGAVWHRNGLSDDVLTTDQGRWLYHLMSPFETASKAAIGGNIRTFLLQRHLIIDHLIDQAIQEDGVDQVLEIACGMSPRGIRLREKHPHLKMVEADLPDMATRKAARLLAAGRLGEHHQVTPIDILAESGEHTLESVITRAFDNTKPIVVVTEGLTSYFSLEVISEFWQRLAKILANRPGSVYLSESYLMPRQPLLRSSLKTLGGLLGTMTRSQVSFHFDDDQQAGNHFQACGFPSVRVYNPSEFYGFLPIPESRHDPMVRVISARV; this is encoded by the coding sequence ATGAGCAAAAAGCCGACTGACAGTTCCGGCATCAGCTTTACCGCCCTCTACACCGGTGCCGTCTGGCACCGGAACGGGTTGTCCGATGACGTCCTGACCACGGACCAGGGCCGCTGGCTCTATCACCTGATGAGCCCCTTCGAAACCGCCAGCAAGGCCGCCATCGGCGGCAACATCCGCACCTTCCTGTTGCAACGCCACCTGATCATCGACCACCTGATCGACCAGGCGATCCAGGAAGACGGTGTCGACCAGGTACTGGAAATCGCCTGCGGCATGTCACCCAGAGGCATCCGACTGCGGGAGAAACACCCCCACCTGAAGATGGTCGAAGCCGACCTCCCCGACATGGCCACCCGCAAAGCGGCAAGGCTCCTGGCCGCAGGCCGCCTCGGCGAGCACCATCAGGTCACCCCCATCGACATCCTGGCCGAGTCCGGTGAACACACCCTGGAATCCGTAATCACCCGAGCCTTCGACAACACCAAACCCATCGTGGTGGTCACCGAGGGCCTGACCAGCTACTTCTCCCTGGAGGTCATCAGCGAATTCTGGCAGCGCCTGGCCAAAATCCTGGCCAACCGCCCCGGTTCGGTGTACCTCTCGGAAAGCTACCTGATGCCAAGGCAGCCTCTGTTACGGTCCTCCCTCAAAACCCTCGGCGGCCTCCTGGGCACCATGACCCGCAGCCAGGTCAGCTTCCACTTCGACGATGACCAACAGGCCGGTAACCACTTCCAGGCCTGTGGTTTTCCATCCGTTCGTGTTTACAATCCCTCTGAGTTTTACGGCTTTCTGCCAATTCCTGAAAGCCGCCATGATCCTATGGTTCGGGTTATTAGTGCTCGGGTCTGA
- the fliR gene encoding flagellar biosynthetic protein FliR: MIPTEISADLIGQWVGQHLWPLFRIASFMMVVPVFGTQLVPARARLGLALLITILIVPLLPPAPQVEAFSADAVVITLQQILIGVGMGFAMTALWQLFVVAGQMIAMQMGLGFASMVDPANGVNVPVLSQIYTITITLLFLAMNGHLVMFEVFVESFRTLPVGFEGLGQVGVWELAHRISWMFVSAMLLALPAVSAVLIVSIAFGVMTRAAPQMNIFALGFPIGLIFGLFSIWVLHANFLPHFEQYTRETFEFMRNLQGQP, translated from the coding sequence ATGATACCGACTGAAATCAGCGCCGACCTGATCGGCCAGTGGGTCGGCCAGCACCTTTGGCCCCTGTTCCGCATCGCCAGCTTCATGATGGTCGTTCCCGTCTTTGGTACCCAGTTGGTCCCGGCCAGAGCGCGCCTGGGCCTGGCGCTGCTGATCACCATCCTCATAGTGCCCCTGCTTCCACCTGCGCCCCAGGTGGAAGCCTTCAGTGCCGACGCAGTGGTGATCACCCTGCAGCAAATCCTCATCGGCGTCGGCATGGGATTCGCCATGACCGCACTGTGGCAACTCTTCGTCGTCGCCGGCCAGATGATCGCCATGCAAATGGGCCTCGGCTTCGCCTCCATGGTCGACCCCGCCAACGGCGTCAACGTCCCGGTACTGTCACAGATCTACACCATCACCATCACCCTGCTGTTCCTCGCCATGAACGGCCACCTGGTGATGTTCGAAGTCTTCGTCGAAAGCTTCCGCACACTCCCTGTCGGCTTCGAGGGCCTGGGCCAGGTCGGAGTCTGGGAACTGGCCCACCGCATCAGCTGGATGTTCGTCTCCGCCATGCTGCTGGCATTACCGGCTGTCTCTGCCGTGCTGATCGTCAGCATAGCCTTCGGCGTAATGACCCGCGCCGCACCCCAGATGAATATCTTCGCCCTGGGTTTTCCAATTGGCCTGATTTTTGGACTGTTCTCCATATGGGTGCTGCACGCCAATTTTCTGCCGCACTTCGAGCAGTACACCAGAGAGACGTTTGAGTTTATGAGAAACCTGCAAGGGCAGCCTTGA
- the fliQ gene encoding flagellar biosynthesis protein FliQ codes for MTPETVIDIVREALWMIVLLSAVIIGPGLVIGLVVSTFQAATQINEQTLSFLPRLLVTLIVIIAAGPWMLTKLLDHAEGLITSIPYLIG; via the coding sequence ATGACCCCGGAAACCGTCATAGACATCGTCCGTGAAGCGCTGTGGATGATCGTCCTGTTGTCCGCCGTTATCATCGGCCCGGGCCTGGTGATCGGTCTGGTGGTCAGCACCTTCCAGGCCGCTACCCAGATCAACGAACAGACCCTCAGCTTCCTGCCGCGCCTACTGGTCACCCTGATCGTCATCATCGCCGCCGGCCCGTGGATGCTGACCAAACTGCTTGATCACGCGGAAGGCCTGATAACCAGCATTCCCTACCTGATCGGCTGA
- the fliP gene encoding flagellar type III secretion system pore protein FliP (The bacterial flagellar biogenesis protein FliP forms a type III secretion system (T3SS)-type pore required for flagellar assembly.), giving the protein MIAVYLKRSLSLLPLILLAGWSPAALADLPGIPAFTMTPGEEQGVEEYSVTLQILALMTALTFLPAMLMMMTSFTRIIVVFAILRQALGLQATPSNQILLGLALFLSIFIMKPVLEEANRVGLQPYMSEEITSLEAVERASMPFRQFMLGQTRESDLGLFMRIADEQYDSPQDVSFWVLLPAFVTSELKTAFQIGFILFIPFLIIDMVVASVLMAMGMMMLSPIIISLPFKIMLFVLVDGWALIMGTLAASYGI; this is encoded by the coding sequence ATGATTGCCGTTTATCTGAAGCGCAGCCTTTCACTGCTCCCGCTGATTCTGTTGGCAGGGTGGAGTCCGGCGGCATTGGCCGACCTGCCGGGTATTCCAGCCTTCACCATGACCCCCGGCGAAGAGCAGGGAGTGGAGGAATACTCTGTAACCCTGCAGATCCTCGCGTTGATGACTGCGCTGACGTTCCTGCCGGCCATGTTGATGATGATGACCTCGTTCACCCGCATCATCGTCGTCTTTGCCATCCTGCGTCAGGCTTTGGGGCTGCAGGCAACGCCGTCCAACCAGATTCTTCTGGGGCTGGCCCTGTTCCTCAGCATTTTCATCATGAAGCCGGTTCTGGAGGAGGCGAACCGGGTTGGCTTGCAACCCTACATGTCGGAAGAAATTACCTCCCTGGAAGCGGTCGAACGTGCCAGCATGCCGTTCCGACAATTCATGCTGGGACAGACCCGGGAAAGCGACCTCGGACTGTTCATGCGCATCGCGGACGAACAGTATGACTCACCGCAAGACGTGTCCTTCTGGGTACTGTTGCCCGCGTTCGTGACCAGCGAGCTGAAAACCGCCTTCCAGATTGGCTTCATCCTATTTATTCCCTTCCTGATCATCGACATGGTCGTGGCCAGCGTGCTGATGGCCATGGGTATGATGATGCTGTCACCGATCATTATCTCGCTGCCCTTCAAAATCATGCTCTTTGTACTGGTGGATGGCTGGGCGCTGATCATGGGTACACTGGCCGCCAGTTACGGGATATAG
- the fliN gene encoding flagellar motor switch protein FliN: MADDDKKDDQELSEDEKLAAEWESAMEESGDGGDSREDEWAAAMAEAESSGEEDGGDNVRTAPMEEFDETSSVTHGSGPAPDMDVILDIPVTISMEVGNTQIPIRNLLQLNQGSVIELDRLAGEPLDVLVNGTLIAHGEVVMVNEKFGIRLTDVISPGERIKRLQK, encoded by the coding sequence ATGGCTGACGACGACAAGAAAGACGATCAGGAACTCAGCGAAGACGAGAAGCTCGCAGCTGAGTGGGAATCCGCCATGGAAGAGTCCGGTGACGGCGGTGACTCCCGCGAGGATGAGTGGGCTGCGGCCATGGCCGAGGCGGAGTCCTCCGGGGAGGAAGACGGTGGCGACAATGTCCGCACCGCGCCAATGGAGGAGTTCGACGAGACCTCCAGCGTGACCCACGGCAGTGGTCCGGCGCCGGATATGGACGTCATCCTGGACATCCCGGTCACTATCTCCATGGAAGTGGGCAACACCCAGATCCCGATTCGCAACCTGCTGCAATTGAATCAGGGCTCGGTGATTGAATTGGATCGTCTGGCGGGTGAACCGCTGGATGTTCTGGTTAATGGCACCCTGATTGCCCATGGGGAAGTGGTCATGGTCAACGAAAAATTTGGTATCCGACTCACCGACGTCATCAGCCCGGGCGAGCGAATCAAGCGGTTGCAGAAGTAA
- the fliM gene encoding flagellar motor switch protein FliM: MQDLLSQDEIDALLHGVDDGDIDTYEETDEAGIKSYDLASQDRIVRGRMPTLEMINERFARYTRISLFNLLRRNADVSTGGVQIMKFGEYIHTLYVPTSLNLCKIRPLRGTSLFVLDAKLVFKLVDNFFGGEGRHAKIEGREFTPTETRIVQMVLDQVFHDMREAWHAVLKVDFEYLSSEVNPAMANIVSPSEVVVVSTFHIELDGGGGELHMALPYSMIEPIRDVLDAGVQSDIDDVDERWVNALQEDIKDVNVPVNSTVCRRRISLREIAKMKAGDIIPVEVPDFLTVTANGIPIYKATMGTRDGKLALRIHERATLPRVKKQLKVGRNG, from the coding sequence ATGCAGGACCTACTGTCACAGGATGAAATCGATGCCCTTCTCCACGGCGTGGACGATGGGGACATCGATACCTATGAGGAAACCGATGAAGCCGGTATAAAGTCCTACGACCTTGCCAGCCAGGACCGGATCGTCCGTGGGCGGATGCCCACCCTCGAAATGATCAATGAGCGTTTCGCACGTTACACCCGGATCAGTCTGTTCAACCTGCTGCGTCGGAATGCCGACGTCTCGACCGGCGGCGTCCAGATCATGAAATTCGGGGAGTACATACACACCCTGTATGTGCCCACCAGCCTCAATCTGTGCAAGATCCGCCCGCTGCGGGGGACGTCACTGTTTGTTCTGGATGCCAAGCTGGTGTTCAAACTGGTGGACAACTTCTTCGGTGGCGAGGGGCGTCACGCCAAGATCGAAGGCCGCGAATTCACACCGACGGAAACCCGCATTGTGCAAATGGTGCTGGATCAGGTCTTCCATGATATGAGGGAAGCCTGGCATGCCGTATTGAAGGTGGATTTCGAGTACCTCAGTTCCGAAGTGAATCCGGCCATGGCGAACATCGTCAGCCCCAGCGAAGTGGTGGTGGTGAGCACCTTTCACATAGAGTTGGACGGTGGTGGTGGTGAGCTCCATATGGCCTTGCCGTATTCGATGATCGAGCCCATTCGGGATGTACTGGATGCGGGGGTGCAAAGTGATATTGACGACGTTGACGAACGTTGGGTGAACGCCCTGCAGGAAGACATCAAGGACGTCAACGTGCCGGTCAACTCCACCGTATGTCGCCGGCGGATATCACTGCGTGAGATCGCAAAGATGAAGGCGGGTGACATCATTCCGGTGGAAGTTCCCGATTTCCTGACGGTCACCGCCAATGGTATCCCGATCTACAAGGCGACCATGGGAACCCGTGACGGAAAACTGGCGCTGAGAATTCACGAACGGGCGACACTGCCCAGGGTCAAGAAACAACTGAAGGTGGGACGCAATGGCTGA
- a CDS encoding flagellar basal body-associated FliL family protein, whose translation MAEDNTPAAPPARKGKLKLILLLLLVIILAVGLSVVGTMWFMGGGLPGFSDDGTSAEEEVASVFEPSVYLDIEKALVTTIQAQGGRQRYAQVHLSLEANSEQALAAAELHRPLIRSQLVSLLGNSDFMELQTPQGRAALAENMLQTVNQVLEEEGEAPLKRVLFRNFVVQ comes from the coding sequence ATGGCTGAAGACAACACACCCGCGGCTCCACCGGCCAGGAAGGGCAAGCTGAAGCTCATACTATTGTTACTGCTGGTGATCATCCTGGCCGTGGGCCTGTCTGTAGTTGGCACTATGTGGTTCATGGGGGGCGGATTGCCGGGCTTCAGCGATGACGGGACGTCCGCAGAGGAAGAGGTTGCCAGTGTCTTTGAACCCAGTGTGTACCTTGATATCGAAAAGGCCCTGGTGACGACGATTCAGGCGCAGGGCGGCCGTCAGCGGTACGCCCAGGTCCATCTTTCCCTTGAGGCCAATAGTGAACAGGCACTCGCTGCCGCCGAGCTGCATCGGCCGCTGATTCGCAGTCAGCTGGTTTCCTTGCTGGGAAACAGCGACTTCATGGAGCTGCAGACCCCGCAAGGCCGGGCTGCATTGGCTGAAAACATGCTGCAGACCGTTAACCAGGTACTGGAAGAGGAGGGGGAAGCACCTCTGAAACGGGTACTGTTCAGGAACTTTGTTGTGCAATAG